Genomic window (Syntrophorhabdaceae bacterium):
GAGAGCGATTATTATATGTCTCTGCCCAACCCGTACAAGGCGAAGAACGCAGACCTTGAAACGGTGGAGGAGTTGCTCATGGTAAAGGGTATGACGCCTGAGATCCTCTATGGGAGCGGGGAAAAGACCGGTATCTTCAACTTTCTCACGGTCTATTCGAGGATAGCTACGATCAACGTAAACGCGGCTCCCAGAGAGGTCCTCATGGCATTACCGAGCATGTCCCCCGAGAAGGCGGACCAGATCATCGCCCTTCGGCAAACTACAGAGATCAGGAATTTAGCGGAAGTGGCCTCCATCGTGGGGAGCAGTTTCCCTTTGATTGGGCCTTACATCGGCCTCGCGGAGTCAAATATATACACCGTTGAATCCACGGGGTACAAGGCTGGCGAACGGCTCGGATTCACTGTTAAGACGACCATGTCACTGGAGGGTAACGGCGCGTACCGCACGCTCTATTACAAGAGTCCCGCCGGTGTCAAGGCATTTTCTCAAAGCGGAAAGTGATGCCCTCTAAAGAGCTGGGCACGAAAAGAGAATGAAGACAAGGCAAGCGATATCATGATGAGAGGGACAGAAGCACTTAAGAAATTATCCGATATTTCGGCGTCAGGCTCCGATCTTGCCGGTAAGCTCAAAGACCGGTTAAGACCGGTCTGGGACCTCCTCACCTTACGCCTTATGGATGGCGTGATCATGCCGAAAACGAGTCTTTCCGTTTCCCTCGAAAGAGGCGCGATATGGGTCGTTGTCGGCTCGCGTTTTTTGTCCCGAATCACCATCAGAAGGTTCAGAAAATACGCATTTGAAGAAGGAAAGTATGCGAGCCCGGAAAGCCTTGCCTCCACGCTCGGGCTGGCTTTGAAAGAACTTAAGGTATCAAAGGCGGGCGTAACGCTCGCCTTCCCCAGAGAATGGGCCATTGTCAGGGCCGTTGAGCTCCCGGGTGCGGTGAAGGAGACAATCACGGACGTTATTGCGTACGAATTGGATCGGCTGACACCCTTGAGTCTTGATGACGCCTGCTACGATTTCAAGATATTGAACGAGCACGATGGAAAAGTCGATCTTATACTTGCCGCCGCCAGGGCGAGTCTTATCAACCAATACAGGGAAGCACTGGCTAAGGAAGGTATCATCCTGGAGAAGGTGACGGTCAACCTCTCGAACCTTGCCACGCTCTGCGCCTACACCGGACAGGAACCTGATGTTATCTGTCTTGAAGTCGATTCCTACGGTTACGAAGGTGCCCTCATTCGCAGAAACCTGCTCGCTCAGTCGGTGGGCGGTACATTCCTCGCCGATGAGACGCGGGAGGCTACGCTTGCAAACGCGATTAACCCGCTCATAGACATGGCTCGTGCTGAGGGCGTGACCCCCGCGGTGCTCTTGTCCGTGAAGGGAGATGGCCGCGTCTCTCTCGACCGACACGTGAAGGTGCCCGTCAAGGTTTTAGAAAACGGCGCCATGAAACTGAGACTTGCTCAGGGCACCCAGAACATATCGAGTAGCGCCGTAGGAGGCGTTGTGGATAGTCTGTGGCCGGATGCCCAGGGGCTCAACTTTTTGCGGAAGGGAGTCACCGAAAAGACAAGACTGCCCGTCGCATCTACCGTAATACTGGTGATACTCATCCTTGCCACCTCGATTCCATATGTGCTTCTGCCCCTCCAGAGAGAACAGAGACGGTTGGATGAGATAAACCGCCAGATAGCGCTGAGAAAGGATGAGGTGAGGCGCATAGAAGGTCTGCAAAAGGAGTTCGATGCCTTAAACGTTGAGACAACCACACTCGAAAAGTTCAAAGAGTCGAACCCTCTCGCGCTCGTGCTTCTCAAAGAGCTGACTACTATACTGCCAAAAACTGTGTGGCTTACGAGAACGCGTATCACCGATACAACGGTGGACATCGAAGGGTACGCGGGCTCCGCTTCGGAGATACTCCCTAAGCTTGAGCAGTCGAAGTACTTCAAGAAGGTTGAGTTTGCATCTCCCACCATCAGGGACGTACGGCTCAACGCCGACAGATTCGTGATCAAGATGGAAATTGAAGGGTTTGGCACGGGCGAAGAGGAAAAACCTAAAGAGGCAGGAGGAAAGCCGGTTGATGGAAAGAAGAAATAGGCTTATCATATTTGCCATCCCTGTTATCATCGTACTTCTCGTCCTCATCGCATATCAATACGGATACGAAAAAGTCCGCGCCGATATTGCCTCTGTCAGAGAAATGGAGGTCGCCAAGACAAAGACGTTGGAGAGATACGTCACGATCATCGCGGGAAAACCCGAGCTTGAGAGCAGGCTCACGGCGCTTAAGGAAAAGAGGAAGGCCGATGATGCGAAGCTCGTCCAGGGAGACACATCCTCTCTTGCCGCAAATACCCTTGAAGATACGGTCAAGGGAATCATTACGGGGAGAGGCGGTACTATATCGAGCGAACGGGTTGAAAAGCCTGAAGACCTGGGAAATTTTAAGGTCGTCAACGTGACCATGGATGTGGTCTTGCCGGACACGCGGGCCTTGAGTGATGTGATCTATAGTATTGAGACACGGACGCCCTATATTGTGATCAAAGAGCTCGATACGCGGGTGAGGAACTTCCGGGAACCAAGGGACCTCATGGTGAAAGTGAGGGTAGCCGCTCTCACGGGGGGCAAATAGGATGCGTTTTCTCAAGTATTTATACAGTAACGTGCACCTCCTTAACATATTGCTCATGGCGGGACTTCTCTTTCTCGTATTCTTTGTGGTCCTCCCGCTTTTCTCCATGAATGTACGATATACGCCGCCCCGGCCGCAAACAAAGGCTACGGCCGAGGAGCAGGGGCTAAACGACAAGGCGCCACCGGCCTCTGCCGCAGATTTTACGACCGTGGCGGAGAATAATCTTTTTCACCCGGACAGGGTCATACCTCCGGAAAAAAAAGACGAGCAGGCCTTTCCGAAACCTGATCTTGTGCTTTACGGGACCGTAGTCACGAACGGTGTGAGTCTCGCATATATAGAGGACAAGAAATCCCCCCAGACAACACCCGGGAGGGGGAAAAGGCAAACAGTCGTTAAGAGGGGCGATACAGTGAGTGGCTTTGTGGTGAGAGAGATTGGGAGCGACAGGATAGTGCTAACGAGGGGCGACGAGACCATGGTCGTGCAACTCTCCGTTGAGGGAAAACAGAGGGGCGACACGGGATCAACCACATCAGCCATATCAACCACCATGAGACCTTCCGGCTCTGCCGCGACAACGACCACCTCACAGGCGACTTCCGTTCCCTCCGCTGCGAGCCCATTTACCCAGTCCATGCCCACGCCGTCCCAATCCGGGGCCCAACAGGCGTCTCCGCAAATGCAGAGGAATCCTTCACGCGGGCCGCGAGGCCTTATACCTCCAGCCGCGGATCAAGCCTATTAGCAAATATTGTTGAAATTGTGAATAACGGACGCCCGCTATTGGTTGGTGGGGGAGGCACCTTCACGCGGAGGGATAGCCGTATCGGACGAATCCGGTGCACCTTTCTTTGTCTGCAGACCGCCATTGAGCAATTCTTCTTTACGTAAGGCCCCATTGCTACTGCCGGTTATGCGGTCCATAAAGTCGGAGGTGATGCTGCCTGCCTGCTCGGCGTTTCTGATTACGTGAGGTGTAAGAAAAATAACCGTCTCGTTCCGAATCTTCGTGGTTGCTGTGGTACCGAAGAGGTACCCCAGTATGGGTATCCTGTTGAACCAGGGGATGCCCGTGTACCCTTTCGTGTGATCCTCCCGTATGAGACCTCCGATGATGATAGTCTGGCCGTCATGGACCACAAGGTTGGTAGCCGCTTCAGTTTTATTGATCGTTATCTCCTTCTGACCGTTGCCTGCGTCCACCGAGTCGCCAAGGGCCGATATCTCTTGCGACATCTCCATGGCCACGAGGCCGCTCTCATTGACCTGGGGCTTGATTTTCAAGATGATGCCGATATCCTTATATTGGACCGTTGATGTGGTGCTGATACTCCCGGTGGTATTGAGTATGGATGAGGTCACGATAGGCACCTGGCTACCCACCTGGATATGAGCCTCGCGGTTGTCTGAAACAAGTATGTGCGGGGCGGCCAATGTCTTACTTTTCGAGTTTGTGGCTAACGCGTTGATGAGCCCCCTGGCGTTGCCCCTCGCATCCACGCCCACATAACTGAAACCCTGTGCCAAAGCCGGCAGGTTCGATGTTGAACTTGATGAGCTGCTGCTTGGCGCAACAAGATTGGCGGCGTTGAGGGCAAGATCGCCTTGAATCCGTCCGCCCTCATAGTTAAACGTTGTGCTGAAGGCGTAGGCGAGTCCTAGGGTGAAATCGTCCGTCAGGGTTACCTCGGCGATGAGACCTTCGATCAGCACCTGTCGAGGCGTGGTGTCTATTTTGACAATGGTTTCCTTTATGGTTTCATAATCTTCGGGTGTGGCAAGGACTATGACGGTGTTCTTGATCTCGTCGGCAAAGATCTTCGTAAGCTCCGAGACGAGCATAGGGCTTGTGCCTGTACCTGTGGTGCCCGTGTAGGGCTGTTGGGTTGACTGGGGGAGAGGCTGTTGAGTTGTCCCGGGCATGCCCGATGTGGGGGTGGAGGTGGATCCCGCCCTTGTAGCTGTGGTCGTGCTGGAGGTTGTGGACCTGGCGGCGCCTAAGAATATCTGAGAAAGGAGGTTCGCGATATCCGCTGCCTTGCTGTTTTGCACCGGGTATACAAACGCCTGGGCCCTCTTCTTCTTCTGTGTTTCATTATCAAACGTATCGATGAGCTGGAGTATTCTCCGTACGCTCGCGTCCGTATCCACTATGATGAGCTGATTGCTTTTAGGTACGTCAAGGACCACGGCGTTGGCCGACAAGAAAGGTGTGATGAGCTTGACGACTTCTGAAGACTGGAGATAGAGAATGGGGACCACCTGGATGATCGATTTCCCCGTAGGGGGTATCTTGGTCGGGTCCCTTCCGAAAGAAACGGGCGATGGTTCTCTCGACACGTCGCTTAAAGGTACAATCCTGTAGAGGTCATTGTCCTCGACCACGCCGATGCCGTTGATCCTCAGTATGACCTCCATGATCGGAAGCACCTGGTCTGTGCTCACAGGGGAGACCGACCGGAAAGTAACCCTGCCCCTTACGCGGGGGTCTACCACGTAGTTGACTTTCAGAATTTCACCGAATATGGTCTGTATCACGGAAAACACGTCGGCGTCGTCAAAATTGAGGCTTATGGACCCTGAGACGGCGCCGGTCGCTGCCATGGGTCTTCTCAAGGGCGTTCTCGGCGGTGTTTGTGTCGGCGGCTGCTCTCCTGAGGAGGGGGCTTGTGGTTGAGTCACCTGCGCGGGTGTGGCGGGAAAAGGCTCTGCGGCAGGACCTGAAGACGGCGCCTGAGGCGGCGGAGTCGCTTGCGCTAGTACCGGTAGAGGCTGAATCTGGATTTGCGTTCCCTGGGGAATGGGTGCCGGGGCGAACGTCTCAGCCTGAGCGATCTGTACGAGGTGACGGGCTTGAGACGCTCGGATAGCAACATCCCGATCCTGAGCGGCGTGAGCTCCATGAGTCAGGCAAGCAAGAACCGCACAAAGCATGAATATTTTGATAGTCCTGATACGCTCTCTCCTCAGTCGATCTTTTCCACTTCGAACATCTTTACGTCATAACGGTACGGAAACACCCTTACCGTCAATCTCATTCCCAGCTCGTAACGTCTTTAGCTTCTTTATCACCGCCGGG
Coding sequences:
- a CDS encoding PilN domain-containing protein — encoded protein: MMRGTEALKKLSDISASGSDLAGKLKDRLRPVWDLLTLRLMDGVIMPKTSLSVSLERGAIWVVVGSRFLSRITIRRFRKYAFEEGKYASPESLASTLGLALKELKVSKAGVTLAFPREWAIVRAVELPGAVKETITDVIAYELDRLTPLSLDDACYDFKILNEHDGKVDLILAAARASLINQYREALAKEGIILEKVTVNLSNLATLCAYTGQEPDVICLEVDSYGYEGALIRRNLLAQSVGGTFLADETREATLANAINPLIDMARAEGVTPAVLLSVKGDGRVSLDRHVKVPVKVLENGAMKLRLAQGTQNISSSAVGGVVDSLWPDAQGLNFLRKGVTEKTRLPVASTVILVILILATSIPYVLLPLQREQRRLDEINRQIALRKDEVRRIEGLQKEFDALNVETTTLEKFKESNPLALVLLKELTTILPKTVWLTRTRITDTTVDIEGYAGSASEILPKLEQSKYFKKVEFASPTIRDVRLNADRFVIKMEIEGFGTGEEEKPKEAGGKPVDGKKK
- the gspM gene encoding type II secretion system protein GspM, producing the protein MERRNRLIIFAIPVIIVLLVLIAYQYGYEKVRADIASVREMEVAKTKTLERYVTIIAGKPELESRLTALKEKRKADDAKLVQGDTSSLAANTLEDTVKGIITGRGGTISSERVEKPEDLGNFKVVNVTMDVVLPDTRALSDVIYSIETRTPYIVIKELDTRVRNFREPRDLMVKVRVAALTGGK
- a CDS encoding secretin N-terminal domain-containing protein — encoded protein: MAATGAVSGSISLNFDDADVFSVIQTIFGEILKVNYVVDPRVRGRVTFRSVSPVSTDQVLPIMEVILRINGIGVVEDNDLYRIVPLSDVSREPSPVSFGRDPTKIPPTGKSIIQVVPILYLQSSEVVKLITPFLSANAVVLDVPKSNQLIIVDTDASVRRILQLIDTFDNETQKKKRAQAFVYPVQNSKAADIANLLSQIFLGAARSTTSSTTTATRAGSTSTPTSGMPGTTQQPLPQSTQQPYTGTTGTGTSPMLVSELTKIFADEIKNTVIVLATPEDYETIKETIVKIDTTPRQVLIEGLIAEVTLTDDFTLGLAYAFSTTFNYEGGRIQGDLALNAANLVAPSSSSSSSTSNLPALAQGFSYVGVDARGNARGLINALATNSKSKTLAAPHILVSDNREAHIQVGSQVPIVTSSILNTTGSISTTSTVQYKDIGIILKIKPQVNESGLVAMEMSQEISALGDSVDAGNGQKEITINKTEAATNLVVHDGQTIIIGGLIREDHTKGYTGIPWFNRIPILGYLFGTTATTKIRNETVIFLTPHVIRNAEQAGSITSDFMDRITGSSNGALRKEELLNGGLQTKKGAPDSSDTAIPPREGASPTNQ